The following is a genomic window from Candidatus Dadabacteria bacterium.
ATCCAGAGGGGGATGGGGGTTTTACGATTTCGCAGTTTGTCAGAGGGCGGTTTTTACCCCCCCCCCCCCCGAAGCAGATAGTTGTGGGCTGAGGACAGGCTCTAATCAGATACAATTTTGAGCACCGGCTCATGGCGAGTTTGATTGTTGTGGGCTGAGGACAGGCTCTAATCAGATACAATGCTTCGGTTCTCCGTTGGACATATCCCATTGTTGTGGGCTGAGGACAGGCTCTAATCAGATACAATAAGGCGCGCTGTGGTGGCGCGTGCGGCGGAGTTGTGGGCTGAGGACAGGCTCTAATCAGATACAATACCTTCCTCTCAACCACACTACTGGCAAGGGGTTCAGGCGTCCCGGCAAGTCAAAAAAGAGTGACTTGCTGGGGAGGCCTCTCAAGTTGTTTGCGTTTTTTTCCGAAAAAGACTTGCATTCGTCCAAACTGCTTGTCTGTAATCGTAACAACCCGCACTTCGCCTTCCGGCGGCAAAGAGTCCCTCACCCTGCCTGAGTGAACAAGGGCGTTTTCTTCACTCGCGCAGTGTCTCGCGTATACGGAGAACTGCATCATAATGAACCCGTCTTTCATAAGGCCCTTGCGAAACCTTGTGTAATCCTTCCGCGCCTTCTTCGTGTCGGTTGGAAGGTCAAACATCACTATTATCCACACAGTTCTGTATCCTCCGAAAGCCAATGTCTACACCTCAAGCCTCAGTTGTCTGTTTTCAATCAATGTCGGTATCTTCAAAAAATCAGATTCTTCTTCGGAGAACGCCTTCTTCAGACTTGCCGCCATATGCTGAGTCGCGACCATCAGGGGAAGTTTCTTCTGTTCAAAAAGGACTTCCTCTGAAAGAAGGTAGAGCAATGAAGTCTTTGCTTTTGTGTCAAGTTCTGTAACCCCGCTCTCATTCATCTCATAGACTCTTCTGTCAACAAGAGGACGCAAGGGCTCTATAATGTCATCAGCAAGACACATAGGGTTATACTGGTTGTGATGGTGTATTCCGAGAGCCGGGTGTAGCCCCGTTCCGCACAGGGCGCGCGCCACGGATGCCCTGACCATGCTGTAGCCGTAGTTGAGCAGGGAGTTAACTCCGCTTTTTTTGAAGTCCCTGACAAAACCTTTCCCGAACAGTAGCGACCAATACATCTTCGCCGCCTGCGCTTCAATGTTTGTAGTATCGCCGCTTTGGACTCTTCTCTTAAGGCTTGGGAGCGATTTGGTCTCTTTGTTGAAAAAGAGCAGGGTTTGTATCTGCGCTTCTGTCTTGGCGATGATGATTTTCTGCCAAAGGCGTTTCTTGAGGGGTTTCTTAATTCCGGTCTGAGTGTTGAGCACTTTGCTGTGGACAGAGTTCCCTGAAAGAGGAAGCAGGACGGATACCGGCATATGGCTTCGGTCGCAGAATACCACTATGCAGTTGTTTTCCTGACACGCCGCCACAAGACCCTGAGAGATTGAGATTGAGGGGTTTGCCAGTATCAGAATTCCCATGTCTTCCACGGGAACACTGCTGTCGCCTTCTCCGTCAATTTGGACAATCATCTGACGGTCTTTCAGATGAAGGTATGCGGGATTGCTTACCTCAATGATCCGTTTAATCATTGCGGGCAGACCTTACGGATTTGCGTTAGTCAGTCGGCGACCGAGGGCGTTGATTGATTCTTGTCTCACTTTGTTCTCTATCAATAGTGTAGAAGGTGCTTTTGCAAGTTCCAGACTTTTCTTTTCGCTGAGATGAAGTTTCTTAAATTCTTTGTCTTTAGTTCCGTCTGTATGTATTCGTAAGAACAACTTTACACATTCACCATTCTTTCCCCTATCAAGTTTTCTTACTCTATAGAAGTTTCTTTTGCCGATTTCTTCCACACTTACCATGTCATTAATACATAGAGACATGATAAACTCCAAATCTTCTCCATGATCAATTTTTACTATTGGCTCTTTATTTTCCTCTGCTTTTTCTAATTCTTTCTTTGCTTCTTTCAGTATGGTATCTGTTTTTGCCTTCTTGATTTTGTTCTTTGCCATAGTGATGGCATCTAAAGTCCTTGCTCTTCTTGCGGCCTCCATAGCGGTTACAACCTCGCTGTTGTATTTGCCAGTTTTCTTGTTTTTGAGTATCTCTACGTGGTGATTATTTCCATAAATCATTACTCCCAATCTGTTACCCAGTTCATCCTGTTTTTGCCAATAAGATGTCTCGCTAAAATCTTTTGTGACCCATACTCTTGCTCGCCTTACAATATGTCCGGTTTTTGGATGTTTGAAGGGGGTTTCATTGAGATTCTTCTGTGCCGCCTTAAGGCTGCCTCTCATGTTTACATAAGACTCAAATTCTGCCTTGATTATGGGGCATAATATGTTTTTTCTATTTTTGTCTGTCATCTTAACCAGATCTTTGCGGACAACAACTCCGGGCTTGCCGTTTTTAGTCTTAATTCCGTAGGCGGTTGCTTCATGGAATGCTCCGGTTATCTTCCTGTTTGTTGAGTGTGAAACTATCATCCTGTCTCTGGCATTTTCTAACTTGGTTCTTAGATCTTTCAAAACCTCTGGAGCTTTCAATCCGTATTCGGGAGATATGGAATCATCATCTGCTTCTGAAGCGAGGTGGACTATTTTGCGGTAAAGACTGGGGCTTGTCAGGGCGATGACGGTAGCGTCAATTGCGTGGTGTCTGTGGTCATTGCGATTTTTCTTCCCTGTGTCACCCAAAATTTTATTCAATTTCCAATGCCTACGAAGCCATGAAGTTATTCCGCCTTTTGTGAAAGTTACATCGCAATCGAGAGTTCTCATGTATCTGCCGGTTTCTTTCGCTATGTAACGCGCATCTGTCAACTGGTTGTTGATGAAATCTTTTTCTATCTCTGTTGCCAGAATGTTCTCTTTTTTCTTTTGAGGAAAATCTTTTGAAATTTGTTTGATTGTCTCCCATTGTTCTGTTTTTTCAAAT
Proteins encoded in this region:
- the cas2 gene encoding CRISPR-associated endonuclease Cas2, with the translated sequence MFDLPTDTKKARKDYTRFRKGLMKDGFIMMQFSVYARHCASEENALVHSGRVRDSLPPEGEVRVVTITDKQFGRMQVFFGKKRKQLERPPQQVTLF
- the cas1 gene encoding type II CRISPR-associated endonuclease Cas1, which encodes MIKRIIEVSNPAYLHLKDRQMIVQIDGEGDSSVPVEDMGILILANPSISISQGLVAACQENNCIVVFCDRSHMPVSVLLPLSGNSVHSKVLNTQTGIKKPLKKRLWQKIIIAKTEAQIQTLLFFNKETKSLPSLKRRVQSGDTTNIEAQAAKMYWSLLFGKGFVRDFKKSGVNSLLNYGYSMVRASVARALCGTGLHPALGIHHHNQYNPMCLADDIIEPLRPLVDRRVYEMNESGVTELDTKAKTSLLYLLSEEVLFEQKKLPLMVATQHMAASLKKAFSEEESDFLKIPTLIENRQLRLEV